From a single Cydia strobilella chromosome 17, ilCydStro3.1, whole genome shotgun sequence genomic region:
- the LOC134748776 gene encoding probable ribosome biogenesis protein RLP24, producing the protein MRIETCYFCSSRIYPGHGIQFVRNDCKIFRFCRSKCHAAFKKKKNPRKTKWTKAYRKTAGKELAIDPSFEFEKRRHAPVKYNRELWTKTIEAMKKVEEIRQKRSNNYIMQRLRKGREVEWQRDVREVQRDISLIRSPAAGLKQRQAEEETEMEVEPETIEVVDAKGRKQIIEAPVMVPAVGEMIEDGGDIEL; encoded by the exons ATGCGTATAGAAACGTGTTATTTCTGCTCCTCCAGGATATATCCTGGACATGGGATCCAATTCGTGAGAAACGATTGCAAG ATTTTCAGATTCTGCCGTTCAAAATGCCACGCAGCATTCAAAAAGAAGAAGAACCCGCGTAAAACCAAATGGACCAAAGCTTACCGTAAGACCGCTGGCAAGGAATTGGCTATTGACCCATCGTTTGAGTTCGAAAAGCGTCGTCACGCTCCCGTCAAGTACAACAGGGAGTTATGGACAAAGACCATCGAAGCTATGAAAAAGGTCGAGGAGATTAGGCAGAAGCGGTCCAACAACTACATCATGCAGAGGCTGAGGAAAGGACGCGAGGTTGAGTGGCAGAGGGATGTTAGAGAAGTGCAGAGAGATATCTCACTTATCAG ATCACCAGCAGCAGGCCTCAAACAGCGCCAAGCCGAAGAAGAAACTGAAATGGAGGTTGAACCGGAAACCATTGAAGTGGTTGATGCTAAGGGCCGCAAACAAATCATCGAGGCTCCTGTTATGGTGCCTGCCGTGGGAGAAATGATTGAAGATGGAGGCGACATTGAACTGTAA